The DNA region AGAGTTGGCAAGATAACTTACCATCTTGAACGTAGAATTGACTCATTGTATGACAAGGTGGTAAAGCCATATCTGGCACATCTTCTGGGTTCCAAGCTGAAAGGATAATCCGACGTGAATCTGGGTTATGTTTCAATTGATCGATAATATTAGCAATTTGATCAATGGCATCACCCTCACGTGTCTCCCAATGACGCCATTGTTTACCGTAAACATTCCCTAATTCACCAAATTCTTTAGCGAAATCATCATCTTCTAAGACGCGTTGGCAAAATTCTTGTTTCACTTCTTGATAGATCTTTTTAAATTCTGGGTCAGCGTCAGCTCGTAAACCAAAGTCCGTCATATCTGGTCCTTGATAAGCATCAGATTCAACCCAACGCTTAAAGGCCCATTCATCCCAGATATGATTGTTATTTTCTAGTAAATAGCGGATATTGGTATCCCCTTTTAGGAACCATAACAATTCACTCTTGATTAAACCAAAAGGTACTTTTTTAGTCGTTAATAAAGGAAATCCTTCGCTTAAATCAAAGCGCATTTGGTAACCAAAAACTGATCTGGTACCTACACCCGTACGGTCGCTCTTATCTTGTCCATTATCTAAAATGTGCTGTAGAAAATCTAAGTATTGCTTTGCCAAACTCATTGCCCCCTAATTTAATTTGAATCAACTTCTTGTTTTTTATTTCATAATAAATTTTCTGATACTAATTTTCTAATGTAGATAGGTATTCCCAGTAGCTCATTTTTTCAAGCAAATCATTTTCTTTGCTATCTTTCTCTAATTGCAATTCGGATAGTTTGCCGTAATCATTTCCGTTTTCGTTCATTGCCTGGTCAATGTCTTCAATATCCATTTCTAATTGTTCAATTTCACTCTCAATAACGGCCCAATCTTTCTTCTCTTGCCAAGACATTCGCTTAGCTTTTGGTGACTCTTCTGTCACTGACTCAGTAGCTTGGTTGTTTGGCTTACTTTGACTGGACACTTTTTGCGATTGACTAGATTGATTTTTTGCTTGTTTCATTGCGTCTCTATAGTCATGGTAGTTACCATAGAATAATTGTACTGTATTGTCCAAGCTGTCCACAATGATAAGCTTCTCAACTACCTTGTCTAGGAAATACCGATCATGGGAAACGGTAATCACAGCTCCTTGGAAGGTCTCTAGGTAGTCTTCTAAGACAGATAAGGTATCAATATCTAAATCGTTTGTCGGTTCGTCTAAAAGTAAGACATTGGGTCTAGTCATCAATATCTTCAATAGGTACAGTCGTTTTCTTTCCCCACCTGATAGCGTGCCAATTAACATGCCATGCGATTCACGGGGGAACAAGAATTGCTCTAGCATTTGCGCTGCAGATGCTTGGGTCCCGTCATCATAAACGTACTCAGAAGCGATTTCCTGCACGTAGTTGATCACCCTTTTGTCTTCTGGTAGGTCAGTAGGGATTTGTTGGAAGTAGGCGATACGGACCGTTTCACCCGTTTTTACTTCACCTGAAAGTGGCGCTTGTATGCCAGCAATGGTGTTTAGGAAGGTCGTTTTACCAGCCCCATTATCCCCGATTATCCCGATACGCTCCTTATTCTGTAATAATAGATTGATATTGGTGATTAAGGGTTTATTTGGGTAACCTACCGTTAAGTTATCGAATTCAAGGACTTTATTACCCAACCGTTGAGTATCCAAGTCCACTGTCAATTCACTATCATCTGTTGTTTGGCTTACTTTTTCTTTCAAGTTTTCAAACCGATGAATGCGGGCTTGTTGTTTAGTGGTTCTAGCTTTAGCCCCTTTACGCATCCAAGCCAACTCACTCTTGTACAATTTCTTTTGTTTTGCCATAGTTGCTGCTTCAATTTCATGCTCAGACTGCAATTTTTCCAAATAAATTTGGTAATTACCCTCGTATTGCTTCAAGTCACCCCGGTCCAAAGCAAAGATATGTGTCGTGATTTGGTCTAAGAAGTACCGGTCATGGGTTACAACTAGGACTGATTTCTTGTAATTAGCAATGTAGTTTTCTAACCATTCCACCATTTCAAAATCCAAGTGGTTGGTAGGCTCGTCCATCAGTAACAAATCCGGTTCTTCAATCAAAACTTTAGCCAAACCGACCCGTTTCCGTTGGCCCCCAGACAAGACGTTCACTTCTTGGGTTAGGTCATGAATACCTAATTTAGATAAGATCGTTTGGATTGTCGTATCCAAAGTCCAAGCGTTTTGCGCATTCATTTCTTGCTCAATCTGCTGAAATCTCTTTTGTAATTGGCTATTTTCTGGTTCTAATTGCAAGTCTAAGGTAATTTCTTCATACCGACCAACTAATTGGACGATAGGACTTTCAGAGTGATAAACAGCCTCAAAAATCGTTTGGCTTTCATCTAGCTCTGGATCTTGAGTGACAATGCCCACTGTAAAGTCTTTTGGATGTTCGATCTGCCCTTGATCTAGGCTAGATTTCCCCGCAATAATATTTAATAAGGTGGTCTTACCTGAACCATTGGCCCCAACCAAACCAACGTGTTGCCCTTCTCTAATTAAAAAGGAAACATCATTTAATAGTTGTTTCATGCCATATGTTTTTGACCAATTTAACGCTTTATAATCTTTCATATATAACCTAGTCCTCTCCGTTCATTCTGTTTTATTTTACCATATAACAGAGGCTATTCAGAATGCTTTAGCAATTCTTATCTTTAAGGCTGACAAATAATGACTATCATTTTCCAAAATTGCAATAATCCGGTATAATAAACCAATTAAATCCTATTGGAGGTGACCACTCATGAATAACAAACGTCGTGTCTATGTATACAACGGGTCCTCAGGTTTAGGCTGTCTCGGTCTGATTCTGGTCTTAGCCCTACTCATTTTCCTATTCATATTCTTCACGAAATTATTTATCCAACTCTTCCCGACATTATTATTGATTCTGTCAATCATCTTACTAGTCAGCAGTATCTATAACTTATGGCAATGGCGGAAAAAGGACAAGCATGCACAAGCTGGCGGCTTTATCGAAGTTGATGGCGTCATCGAACCCATCGAAGCGCCAGATAATCAAGCAAAAGACTACCATACACAAAGAATTTTCACATCAATTGCCGGTATCATCATAGCCCTATTACTAATGAAATACCTATAGTATGGGCTGGACCGGATTCCTTCTAAATAACATTGTCTCTGTTATTCCATGTAACTTACACGGTTTAGTCATGTTCTAGCCTACGGACCAGTTGCTGGCTTTGCCGCATCCGTGACCTTTCTTATCATCGGGGCCTTCCTATACTTTTTGATCTTTAGGCATTACGGCGACCTATTCGTCCAAGCTTTTATTCCTGATCGAGTTTACCAAAAATCTGTTCTGGCCTTCTCTAAACCACTGCCTACATTCATCTATTTTGCAGGTGCTACAGGTTTGGGAAATGTCTTGATTAATTGGCTACCTACTATAATGTAGTTGAAATCTTTCAAAATAAACCTTAAAAAACGTTCGTGAAAATCTCACGAACGTTTTTTATATTACTTGTTATTTATTTAAAATTTGCATGAATTGTTGACCGGTAATGGTTTCTTCCTGAATTAAGTATTCAGACAGCTCATCCAATTTTTCGCGGTTATTCATCAAGATTTCGCCGGCTTCTTGATGGGCACGTTTGATCAATTCAATGACTTCTTGATCTGCTTTTTCAGCGGTACCACCGGATACCTGACTCTGTGTATTGTCAGACAAGTAACGGTTGGTACGACTTTCCAATTGCATCATGCCGAAAGTATCCGACATCCCGTATTGAGTGACCATAGAACGGGCAATTTTCGTCATTTTTTCAATATCATTTGAAGCCCCGGTAGTGATTTCACCAAAGACCACTTCTTCAGCGGCACGTCCACCTGCAAGGGTCATCAATTGATTGTACAACTCTTGTTTGGTGTAAAGTGATTTCTCTCCCGTTTCAACCTGCATGGTATACCCAAGGGCACCTGACGTACGCGGTATAATCGTAATCTTCTCAACTGGCGCTGAACCAGATTGTTGGGCCGCAACAAGGGTGTGACCAATTTCGTGGTAAGAAACGACGCGACGTTCTTCTGGCGATAAGATATCGTTCTTCTTGATTTGACCAGCTAAGACAACATCTACCGATTCATCCAAGTCAATTTGGCTAATTTCCTTGTGCTTGTTACGAACGGCACGCAGCCCCGCTTCGTTAATGATATTGGCTAGGTCTGCTCCGGATGCCCCAGCAGTCGCACGGGCAATGTAACGGTAATCGATATTTTGACCCATCTTATATTCTTTAGCGTGGACACGAAGAATTTCTTCACGGCCTTTTAAGTCAGGAAATTCCATAGACACTTGACGGTCAAAACGGCCAGGACGTAACAAGGCTTTATCTAATGATTCAGGGCGGTTAGTTGCAGCTAGGATGATAACACCCTTGTCGCCTTCGAACCCATCCATTTCAGTAAGCAACTGGTTTAAAGTCTGCTCACGTTCGTCATTGGTTGAATAAGGATTGTCACGAGATTTACCAATAGTATCAATCTCATCAATGAATACGATACATGGCGCTTTATCGTTGGCTTGTTTAAAGAGGTCACGCACTTTAGCTGCCCCTCGTCCAACAAACATCTCAACAAATTCAGAACCTGCGATAGAGAAGAATGGGACACCAGCTTCACCAGCAACGGCTTTGGCCATCAAAGTTTTACCTGTCCCAGGAGGACCTACTAGTAAGACACCACGCGGTGCTTGGGCACCGATTTCTTGGTATTTCTTCGGTTCCTTCAAGTAATCTACCACTTCAACCAAAGACTCTTTGGCTTCATCTTGACCAGCCACATCTTTAAAGTTTCGTGAATTATCTGATTTCACATAAATTTTGGCATCTGATTTACCAAAGTTCATGCCACCAAAGCCACCACCACCTGAAAGGTCAATCTTAGAATCAGAACTACCTGTCATCTTCTGCATTAGTTTACGCATTAACCAATAAATCACAGCAAACGGTAAAATAAAGGTCAGTAAGAATGAGATAAATGGTGACGTTGGTTGATAGATTTCCGTTTGGTAAGTCACATTGTTCGATTCCAAACGGTTAACTAAATCAGGATCATCCACCTTACCAGTGGTATATACTTGCATTTCGCCGTCCGTTTCAGCGGTCCAAGTTAAATCATATTGATTAATTTCAACACTTTCTACCTGGCCAGCATCTACTTGGCTCACAAATGAAGAATAAGGAACTTCTTCTACCTGCATCCCAGTAATGGCTGGGAATAATAAATTCAAACCAAGGATTACCAATATTATCCACCAGAAGGCATTCATAAAGTTGAAATAACCACCACCATTAGGTGAGTTCCCAAAATTAAACCCTTTCTTCCGATTTTTATTCTGTTTTCTATTTTTGCTCATATATTCACTCCTACTCATTTTGTCAAAAATATATAAGTTATTTAGACCTGACATCCTTGTCAGATTCTACACTCCTTAACTACAAATATATTATAACCTATCCAAAGTCAAATTTGGTCAAAGTAAACTTGCTTTCACAAAAAAAGCCATATTCATGGCTTTTCTTCACATAATATTCATAATTGGACTGGCGCTTTATTTGATAAAATCTTGGTATAAACGTGATTCTTGAATCCCTTGGTTATTGGCATACTTCCCAGATGAATATAAATCGTATTCACCGTTAATTGTATGGTAGTAAATCTGGCAAATTTCAACATTTGGATAGATGCGAATTGGTTGTAAACAATGCATCTCTAAGGTCCAGTAACCTGAAAAACCAACATCACCGAATCCCGCAGTTACATGGATATATAAACCTAAACGACCAATTGATGAACGGCCTTCAAGCATGGGTACATATTTATCCGTTTCAGTATATTCCACTGTACGGCCTAAATACAATTTGCCTGGTTCTAATAAATATCCTTCTTCAGGAATTTGAATCGATTTCAAGGTTGGTTTTTTCTTCATATCCAACACATCATCTTCGTAATAAGCCAATTCATTTGAGAGTCTCAAGTTATAAGAATTGGGATTAACCTGACTTTCATTAAATGGCGTTATTTTAATGCCAGTTCCTTGCTCCTCAGCAATTTTCTTCCCTGATAAAATCATACACTCACCCTTTGTTCACTATTTTATTTCATTATACCCTTAATTCTTTAAAAAGAAAGACAGTGTATGATAAAGCTTTTTAAAATGCTAAGTGAACAATTATTATTTTATCAAATGAGCTATCTTAAGTTTATTAGAAAAAGGAATTTGAGCACTCAAGCATCTTATATAAAAAACTAAAAGCTAGAACAATAAATGTTCCAGCTTTTAGCTTAGCTTATTTTAAGTATTCTTTAATAGCTTCTTTGAATAAATCTATTTTACTTAAATAGTCTTCAACAGAAACATACTCATTAAGTTGATGTGGTAAATTTTCTTCACCTGGACCATAAATAACTAAGTCAAAGTCTTTATCCATACTTGCAAAGGCTTCAGCATCAGTTACAGGTGAAATACCACCAGGTTTCACGTCGTCAGCTGTTAATTTATCAAAAATTTGTACCAGACTTGAATCTTTTGCCTTTTCTACGGCATTATCATCTACATCATAAGTAATTGATAGATTGTAATCCTCTTTTTGATTTAATTCGTCTAGAATATTATCAATCACTTTCTTCACTTCTGCGTTTGGAAATTCTGGTATAGTTCGAATATTACCTTCAATCGTAGCACGTGCAGGTATTGAATTGACTTGGTCACCACCGTTAATAACCGTAACCGATGCAGCAACGCGGCCTAATTCACTATTTTCATATTCATTTACTACTTTATCCATAGCCTCATTAAAATGCAAAACAAAATCAGCAATGTGGTTGATTGCGTTAATTCCCTCAGCAGGCATTGAAGAGTGCGCAGATTTACCTTTAGCCGTTACTGTAAAGTTCATAGACCCTTTATGGGTGTATGCAATAATAGAACTTGAAGGTTCAGCAATGATTAGACCATCAATATCATCGGCATAGCCTTCTTTAACCAATTGTTTTGATCCTATATGGCCAATTTCCTCACCCACCGTAGCTAGAAAACGAATACGACCGTTTAAATCTGTGCCTTCCTCTTTTAACTCACACATAGCGATTGCTAAAGCAGCTAGGCCTGATTTCATGTCGGTAGTACCACGACCATATAATTTATCTCCATCAATTTCTCCTGAAAATGGTGGAAAGTCCCATTCAGATTCGTCACCAGCTTCAACAACGTCCATATGTCCGGAAACAGCGAGTAATTTCCCATCTTGATTGGTGCCGAATTCGGCAACTAAATTATTACGGCCCTTTGCATATTCAACTTGCTAACTCTCAATATCATATTTTGCAAACAGATCTGCAAGGTAATCTGCAACTTCTTTTTCATGTGCATTTACCGATTTAATTTTGACGATATCTTGTAAGATTTTAATTCTTTGTGCTTTTTCCAAAATAAAACCTCCTATTGTTTAACCACATTTCCAATAACATATATAGTATAATCCTAAATATTGGTAAAGACAATTTAGAGCCTTCTGTAAGTAATTATCCAATAGGCGTGATGCTAGCAGAAATTATTCTGAGATAACTAATAGCGATTTAATGGCCTTACGTTCGTCCATTGCTGCATAAGCGGCCTGTACGTCATCTAACTCAAATGCCATATTGAATACCTTACCTGGATTAATTCGTCCTTCTAAAACAGCATCGAGGAGGACAGCACGATCATGAGTGGTTACTGCAGCACGACCACCTCGAAGACCGATATTTTTCCAGAATAATTTGTTGGTATCTAACTCATCGATATGGGGAACGCCTACTCGACCAACGACTGCACCTGGACGAGCTAATTGTACAGCAGTTTCTACAGCTAGTTGCGAACCAACACATTCTAAAACAGCGTCAGCGCCTTCGCCAGTTAATGCGATAACACGTTGAATACCCTCATCACCACGCTCAGCGACAATATCTGTTGCGCCGAATTCTATCGCTAATTCCTGACGATCTTTATGACGACTCATAATAATAATACGTTCTGCTCCTAATAACTTAGCACCGATAACACCACATAATCCAACTGCACCGTCTCCAACAACCACTACTGTATCTCCTGGTTTTACTTCAGCTGTAAATGCTGCATGATAACCTGTAGCCATTACATCCGCAAGAGTTGTGAACGATTTCAGCATATCAGCAGAATAATCTCCAGGTTGCCCAGGTATTTTAACTAAGCCCCAGTCAGCCGATACGTAGCGTAGGTATTCAGCTTGAAAACCTAATGCGCCACCTGTGAAAGTAGCACAGTCACCGTCAAATCCAGCTTTACAAGCTGCACAGTGTCCGCAACCATTCGTAAAAGGTACAATAACAAAATCACCTTTTTGGATATTTTTAACTGCCGATCCTACTTCTTCTACAATACCGATGGCTTCATGTCCAGTCTGGCTTCCTTTAGTTTTATCTGAAATACCACGATACCACCATAAATCTGACCCACAAACACAAGCTCTTACTACTCGAATAATCGCATCGTGTGGTGCTTGAATTTGAGGTTTCGCCATATCTGTAACACTCATATTTCCTGGCTCATTAAAAATTGCTGCTTTCATTTATTTACGCCCTTTCTTTTCTTAAAATTATTCTCCGTAGTAAAAGGTTGCCGTTGCACCACCGTCAATTAAGAAATCTGATCCTGTGATAAAAGCACCCTCGCTTCCCATCAAAATTGCTGCTAGATTTGCAACTTCATCTGCCGTACCTGGACGGCCAGCAGGACTTTTAGCAAACATGTCTTTATAAAAATCTCCACGAGGCCCATTAAATTCATCAACTGCCAAGGGGGTGACGATGATCCCCGGTGAGATAGCATTTATGCGTGCACCCTTTTTCCCCCACCTAACGGCTTCAGCCATCACGCGTTTACCATTTCCTCGTTTAGCCAATTGATAGGCATGTAGCGAATCATCAATATTTATAGGATTTAAAATATCTAAATCAAGTAACTGGTCTACCGGTGTCATCGCTAGAAGACGATCTTCTTCTGTAGTTAATGCTGGCATCCGATAACCAGATTGGCTAGAAATTGTTACCCCAGCACCTCCTACTTTGATAACTTTCCCTATCTCCTCTAGCAAAACAGCAGTCCCATATAAATCAACCTTGAGTACAGTTTCGATAGATGCTTGACTAGGAGAGACACCTGCGGCATTGATGAATAAGCTAATTTCGCCATAACTTTGCCCTTTTTTAATAAAACTAAGGATAGAAGTTTTATCTGCAATATTAATTTCAGTGGCAACTACATCAAAGCCAGCCCCTTCTAATGTATCAGCGATTGCAATCGCATTATCAAAGTTTTTATCTCCAATTAGAATTTTATGATTAAATCCAATCCGCCGAGCAATTGCCATACCTAATTGTCCAGCACCTACTAATAGTAATACATCTTTCACTAAAAACCTCCTTTGATCAAGTGTTCTTTTTGTGCCATGAGATGAGACGAGCTAGTATTATGTATCTCATTTCAGATATCAATATACACCCTAGAGTGCACTTTAAGGCAAGTATAGGGGCAAATGAATATAAAAAAACGAAGAATGTGCATTGCAACATTCTTCGTTTAGCCTAGTTTATCGTTTATTCTTCGCCCATATCTAAGATGGCTAAGAAAGCTTCTTGTGGTACTTCAACAGAACCAATAGCTTTCATACGTTTTTTACCTTCTTTTTGTTTCTTTAATAGTTTCTGACGGCGTGTAACGTCACCACCATACAACTTAGCCGTAACGTCTTTACGTAAGGCTTTAATATTTGTACGGGCAATAATTTTATGGCCAATCGCTGCTTGAATTGGTACCTCAAATTGTTGTCTTGGGATAACGTCTTTCAACTTGCTAACTAAAGCACGACCGCGGCTTTCAGCGAAATCTCTATG from Aerococcus urinaeequi includes:
- a CDS encoding SDR family oxidoreductase, giving the protein MKDVLLLVGAGQLGMAIARRIGFNHKILIGDKNFDNAIAIADTLEGAGFDVVATEINIADKTSILSFIKKGQSYGEISLFINAAGVSPSQASIETVLKVDLYGTAVLLEEIGKVIKVGGAGVTISSQSGYRMPALTTEEDRLLAMTPVDQLLDLDILNPINIDDSLHAYQLAKRGNGKRVMAEAVRWGKKGARINAISPGIIVTPLAVDEFNGPRGDFYKDMFAKSPAGRPGTADEVANLAAILMGSEGAFITGSDFLIDGGATATFYYGE
- a CDS encoding ABC-F family ATP-binding cassette domain-containing protein, which produces MKDYKALNWSKTYGMKQLLNDVSFLIREGQHVGLVGANGSGKTTLLNIIAGKSSLDQGQIEHPKDFTVGIVTQDPELDESQTIFEAVYHSESPIVQLVGRYEEITLDLQLEPENSQLQKRFQQIEQEMNAQNAWTLDTTIQTILSKLGIHDLTQEVNVLSGGQRKRVGLAKVLIEEPDLLLMDEPTNHLDFEMVEWLENYIANYKKSVLVVTHDRYFLDQITTHIFALDRGDLKQYEGNYQIYLEKLQSEHEIEAATMAKQKKLYKSELAWMRKGAKARTTKQQARIHRFENLKEKVSQTTDDSELTVDLDTQRLGNKVLEFDNLTVGYPNKPLITNINLLLQNKERIGIIGDNGAGKTTFLNTIAGIQAPLSGEVKTGETVRIAYFQQIPTDLPEDKRVINYVQEIASEYVYDDGTQASAAQMLEQFLFPRESHGMLIGTLSGGERKRLYLLKILMTRPNVLLLDEPTNDLDIDTLSVLEDYLETFQGAVITVSHDRYFLDKVVEKLIIVDSLDNTVQLFYGNYHDYRDAMKQAKNQSSQSQKVSSQSKPNNQATESVTEESPKAKRMSWQEKKDWAVIESEIEQLEMDIEDIDQAMNENGNDYGKLSELQLEKDSKENDLLEKMSYWEYLSTLEN
- the dcd gene encoding dCTP deaminase, whose translation is MILSGKKIAEEQGTGIKITPFNESQVNPNSYNLRLSNELAYYEDDVLDMKKKPTLKSIQIPEEGYLLEPGKLYLGRTVEYTETDKYVPMLEGRSSIGRLGLYIHVTAGFGDVGFSGYWTLEMHCLQPIRIYPNVEICQIYYHTINGEYDLYSSGKYANNQGIQESRLYQDFIK
- a CDS encoding thymidylate synthase; this translates as MSLAKQYLDFLQHILDNGQDKSDRTGVGTRSVFGYQMRFDLSEGFPLLTTKKVPFGLIKSELLWFLKGDTNIRYLLENNNHIWDEWAFKRWVESDAYQGPDMTDFGLRADADPEFKKIYQEVKQEFCQRVLEDDDFAKEFGELGNVYGKQWRHWETREGDAIDQIANIIDQLKHNPDSRRIILSAWNPEDVPDMALPPCHTMSQFYVQDGKLSCQLYQRSGDAFLGVPFNIASYALLTHLLAREAGLEVGDYVHTFGDAHIYNNHFDQVNEQLSRQPLDLPTLEIGGEGKSIFDLEKDDIKVKGYKAHDAIKAPVAV
- a CDS encoding zinc-binding dehydrogenase, with the protein product MKAAIFNEPGNMSVTDMAKPQIQAPHDAIIRVVRACVCGSDLWWYRGISDKTKGSQTGHEAIGIVEEVGSAVKNIQKGDFVIVPFTNGCGHCAACKAGFDGDCATFTGGALGFQAEYLRYVSADWGLVKIPGQPGDYSADMLKSFTTLADVMATGYHAAFTAEVKPGDTVVVVGDGAVGLCGVIGAKLLGAERIIIMSRHKDRQELAIEFGATDIVAERGDEGIQRVIALTGEGADAVLECVGSQLAVETAVQLARPGAVVGRVGVPHIDELDTNKLFWKNIGLRGGRAAVTTHDRAVLLDAVLEGRINPGKVFNMAFELDDVQAAYAAMDERKAIKSLLVISE
- the ftsH gene encoding ATP-dependent zinc metalloprotease FtsH; the encoded protein is MSKNRKQNKNRKKGFNFGNSPNGGGYFNFMNAFWWIILVILGLNLLFPAITGMQVEEVPYSSFVSQVDAGQVESVEINQYDLTWTAETDGEMQVYTTGKVDDPDLVNRLESNNVTYQTEIYQPTSPFISFLLTFILPFAVIYWLMRKLMQKMTGSSDSKIDLSGGGGFGGMNFGKSDAKIYVKSDNSRNFKDVAGQDEAKESLVEVVDYLKEPKKYQEIGAQAPRGVLLVGPPGTGKTLMAKAVAGEAGVPFFSIAGSEFVEMFVGRGAAKVRDLFKQANDKAPCIVFIDEIDTIGKSRDNPYSTNDEREQTLNQLLTEMDGFEGDKGVIILAATNRPESLDKALLRPGRFDRQVSMEFPDLKGREEILRVHAKEYKMGQNIDYRYIARATAGASGADLANIINEAGLRAVRNKHKEISQIDLDESVDVVLAGQIKKNDILSPEERRVVSYHEIGHTLVAAQQSGSAPVEKITIIPRTSGALGYTMQVETGEKSLYTKQELYNQLMTLAGGRAAEEVVFGEITTGASNDIEKMTKIARSMVTQYGMSDTFGMMQLESRTNRYLSDNTQSQVSGGTAEKADQEVIELIKRAHQEAGEILMNNREKLDELSEYLIQEETITGQQFMQILNK